One window of the Clostridium sp. MB40-C1 genome contains the following:
- a CDS encoding PTS lactose/cellobiose transporter subunit IIA — MEEEIFNIISHGGDARALAYEALEQARNGHIKVAQEKLKKAQEELDLAHNTQTKLIQTELNGESIKMSLLMVHAQDQLMTAISEKCLIEQMVKMYEEFRK; from the coding sequence ATGGAAGAAGAAATATTTAATATAATATCACATGGAGGAGATGCTAGAGCATTAGCATATGAAGCATTGGAACAAGCCAGAAATGGGCATATAAAAGTTGCACAAGAAAAATTAAAAAAAGCTCAAGAAGAATTGGATTTAGCCCATAATACTCAAACTAAACTTATACAAACAGAATTAAATGGAGAATCAATTAAAATGTCCCTTCTTATGGTACATGCTCAAGATCAGCTTATGACAGCTATATCAGAGAAATGTTTGATAGAGCAGATGGTTAAAATGTATGAAGAATTTAGAAAATAA
- a CDS encoding 6-phospho-beta-glucosidase — translation MKGLKIAVIGGGSSYTPEIVEGFLKRAEELPVDEIYMVDIKEGQEKLNIVGNLAKRMIEKVGANIKLVLTLDRKEALKNADFVVTQFRVGGLNARARDERFPLKYDVLGQETTGPGGFAKAMRTIPVLLDICKDIKELCPNAWLINFTNPSGLVTEAILKYTDVKCIGLCNVPIHMQMDVADMLDVPYKDVFIEFAGLNHLVWGKKVWVKDKDVTNIVLEKLLDGDVLNMKNIYNMKWDPEFIRALGMLPCPYHRYYYMTDRMVEEEKEAANAPNKGTRAEQVQGIEKRLFELYKSKDLNVKPKELEKRGGAYYSDAAVSLISAIYNDKNDIHTVNTLNNGTIKGIPDDSVIEVNCIIGSRGATPISLRGELPTEILGLMQAVKSYEILATEAGVKGDKKKALLALENHPLVPSVDVAKALLHDLFELNKEYLPQFKGL, via the coding sequence ATGAAAGGACTAAAAATTGCAGTTATTGGCGGTGGAAGTAGTTATACACCAGAAATAGTTGAGGGATTTTTGAAAAGAGCAGAGGAGTTACCAGTAGATGAAATATATATGGTAGATATTAAAGAAGGTCAGGAGAAACTTAATATAGTAGGAAATCTTGCAAAAAGGATGATTGAAAAGGTAGGAGCAAATATTAAGTTAGTATTAACATTAGATAGGAAAGAAGCCTTAAAAAATGCAGACTTTGTTGTTACTCAATTTAGAGTAGGAGGACTTAATGCTAGGGCAAGAGATGAAAGATTTCCATTGAAATATGATGTGTTAGGACAGGAAACTACAGGACCTGGTGGATTTGCTAAAGCTATGAGAACAATACCAGTACTACTTGATATATGCAAAGATATAAAAGAACTTTGCCCTAATGCATGGCTTATTAATTTTACAAATCCTTCAGGACTTGTGACAGAAGCTATATTAAAATATACTGATGTTAAATGTATAGGACTTTGTAATGTACCAATTCATATGCAAATGGACGTAGCGGATATGCTTGATGTTCCATATAAAGATGTATTTATAGAATTTGCAGGATTAAACCATCTTGTATGGGGGAAAAAAGTTTGGGTTAAGGATAAAGATGTGACAAACATAGTACTTGAAAAACTTCTTGATGGCGATGTTTTAAATATGAAAAATATATATAATATGAAATGGGATCCTGAATTTATAAGAGCATTAGGAATGCTTCCATGTCCATATCATAGATATTATTACATGACTGATAGGATGGTAGAGGAAGAGAAAGAAGCTGCTAATGCTCCAAACAAAGGTACAAGAGCAGAACAAGTACAAGGGATAGAAAAGAGATTATTTGAGTTATACAAATCAAAAGATCTTAACGTAAAGCCTAAGGAACTAGAAAAGAGAGGTGGAGCCTATTATTCAGATGCGGCAGTATCACTTATTAGTGCAATATATAATGACAAAAACGATATTCATACTGTTAATACGTTAAATAATGGAACTATAAAAGGTATTCCAGATGATTCAGTTATAGAAGTAAATTGCATTATAGGAAGTAGAGGAGCAACTCCAATTAGTCTTAGAGGAGAATTACCTACAGAAATATTAGGACTTATGCAGGCAGTTAAGAGTTATGAAATTTTAGCTACAGAGGCTGGAGTTAAGGGAGACAAGAAAAAGGCATTATTAGCTCTTGAAAATCACCCTCTTGTTCCATCAGTAGATGTTGCAAAAGCATTACTTCATGACTTGTTTGAATTAAATAAAGAATATTTACCACAATTTAAAGGACTTTAG
- a CDS encoding PTS sugar transporter subunit IIC gives MKSFFDWLEKYLLPPMTKLSEQRHLRAIRDGIISTIPMIIVGSFFLIIAFPPVPSWAAAVKPYILKILFPYRLTMGIMALYAAFGIGYSLAKSYKLNELSGGSLAVVAFLLTNLPVAVDKPDLGWVLPLENLGGSGMFVAIIMSIFAVEVLRFTKEKKLTIKMPEGVPESVANSFAALIPAAVIIITVFIVRHIINFDIQQFIMKIFQPLVYAGNTLPGAVVPTLLVALLWACGIHGDSIVGTVARPIWLTLLDANTKAHASGATLLPNIAPEPFFQWFVWIGGSGATIGLVVMMVFSRSKYLKDIGKASLIPGICNINEPVIFGAPIMLNPLFMIPFVLAPLVECLISWGAMSANLVSRPFILAPWTLPAPIGAYLATGGDWRAIVLVCINILISALIYYPFFKAYEKNLIKEQEANVQSASNSNQLEL, from the coding sequence ATGAAATCGTTTTTTGACTGGCTCGAGAAGTATCTCTTGCCGCCAATGACTAAATTATCCGAACAAAGACATTTGAGAGCAATTCGTGATGGTATTATTTCAACTATTCCTATGATAATAGTAGGCAGCTTTTTCTTAATCATAGCTTTTCCACCTGTTCCATCTTGGGCAGCAGCTGTAAAACCATACATATTAAAGATATTGTTCCCGTATAGGTTGACAATGGGTATTATGGCACTATATGCTGCCTTTGGAATAGGATATAGTCTTGCTAAATCTTATAAGCTAAATGAATTATCTGGCGGAAGTTTAGCAGTTGTAGCTTTTCTTTTAACAAACTTACCAGTGGCTGTGGATAAACCGGATTTAGGATGGGTTCTCCCACTAGAAAATCTTGGTGGATCCGGAATGTTTGTTGCGATTATAATGTCCATATTTGCAGTAGAAGTACTTAGATTTACAAAAGAAAAGAAATTAACAATAAAAATGCCCGAAGGAGTTCCTGAATCTGTTGCAAATTCTTTTGCAGCATTAATTCCAGCAGCAGTTATTATAATTACTGTATTTATTGTAAGACATATAATAAACTTTGATATTCAACAATTTATAATGAAAATATTCCAGCCTCTTGTGTATGCAGGGAATACACTGCCTGGAGCAGTTGTTCCTACTTTACTTGTTGCATTACTTTGGGCATGTGGAATACATGGAGACTCAATCGTTGGTACTGTTGCAAGGCCAATTTGGCTTACTCTTTTAGATGCTAATACAAAAGCACATGCATCAGGAGCAACACTTCTTCCAAATATAGCTCCTGAACCATTTTTCCAATGGTTTGTTTGGATTGGAGGCTCTGGCGCAACTATAGGACTTGTTGTAATGATGGTATTTTCCAGGTCAAAATATTTGAAGGATATAGGAAAAGCTTCATTAATTCCAGGAATATGTAATATAAATGAGCCAGTTATATTTGGGGCTCCAATCATGTTAAATCCTCTATTTATGATACCATTTGTTTTAGCACCATTAGTAGAATGTCTAATTTCTTGGGGTGCTATGTCTGCAAACCTTGTGTCAAGACCATTTATATTGGCACCTTGGACTTTGCCAGCACCTATAGGGGCATATCTTGCAACAGGTGGAGATTGGAGAGCAATAGTTCTTGTATGCATAAACATTTTAATATCAGCTTTAATTTATTATCCATTCTTTAAGGCATATGAAAAGAATCTGATAAAAGAACAGGAAGCAAATGTTCAGTCAGCTAGTAATTCAAATCAGTTAGAGTTATAA
- a CDS encoding PTS sugar transporter subunit IIB, whose amino-acid sequence MKVLMVCSGGMSSAIVVKAIKNEADKKDFPLEIKAVGTSEFEDEVKKDYDLVLIAPQIRHRLEVFRTQAKKLNVPIELIVPMGYTPVGAPKVLEQIKKFQR is encoded by the coding sequence ATGAAAGTATTAATGGTATGTTCGGGAGGAATGTCCAGTGCTATTGTGGTTAAGGCAATAAAGAATGAAGCAGATAAGAAAGATTTCCCATTAGAGATCAAAGCTGTAGGAACTTCTGAATTTGAAGACGAAGTTAAAAAAGACTATGATTTGGTATTAATAGCACCACAGATAAGACATAGACTTGAAGTATTTAGAACTCAAGCAAAAAAATTAAATGTACCAATTGAATTAATAGTTCCTATGGGATACACTCCAGTAGGTGCACCAAAAGTTTTAGAGCAAATTAAAAAGTTTCAAAGATAA
- a CDS encoding glycoside hydrolase family 73 protein → MAKNNKKRKWIKYLIIILVLLYGASHFIFNNKIDKNKINVRLYIDTSDEVSKGKLQVNWKYLAAIDAVRYKNDFTKVNSKDLKELANKFIINDKGKYRLKDIDEVLDKLFFNEKDKKKVYSYLEELKYIGLVSKNLKEGSANRKFINKLTPEAINLYKKYKILPSVTIAQAALESNWGKSKLASKANNLFGIKADKSWTGKAVTMETKEFYDKVINDKFRAYKDIDKSLQDYGKFLSENQRYKKYGVFLSNHYIEQAQAIEKSGYSTIENEDGEKIYARLLIHIIKENDLQIIDNKAEIGYY, encoded by the coding sequence ATGGCGAAAAATAATAAGAAAAGAAAATGGATTAAATATCTAATAATTATATTAGTTTTATTATATGGTGCAAGTCATTTTATATTTAATAATAAGATAGACAAAAATAAAATAAATGTGAGATTGTATATAGATACTTCTGATGAAGTAAGTAAGGGGAAACTTCAAGTTAATTGGAAATATCTAGCTGCTATTGATGCAGTCAGATATAAAAATGATTTTACAAAAGTAAATAGTAAAGATTTAAAAGAGTTAGCCAACAAGTTTATTATCAACGATAAAGGTAAGTATAGATTAAAAGATATAGACGAGGTTTTAGATAAGCTTTTTTTTAATGAAAAAGACAAGAAAAAGGTATATTCTTATTTAGAAGAATTAAAATATATTGGATTAGTTAGTAAAAATTTAAAAGAGGGATCTGCAAATAGGAAATTTATTAATAAATTAACGCCGGAAGCTATTAATCTATATAAAAAATATAAAATATTGCCTTCTGTAACGATAGCTCAAGCAGCATTGGAAAGCAATTGGGGAAAGTCTAAACTAGCAAGTAAAGCAAATAATTTATTTGGAATAAAAGCAGATAAAAGTTGGACAGGTAAAGCTGTAACTATGGAGACTAAAGAATTTTATGATAAGGTTATAAATGATAAATTTAGAGCTTATAAAGATATAGATAAATCGCTTCAGGATTATGGAAAATTTTTAAGTGAAAATCAAAGGTATAAAAAATATGGAGTTTTTTTAAGTAATCATTATATTGAACAAGCTCAGGCTATAGAAAAATCAGGATATAGTACTATAGAAAATGAAGATGGGGAAAAAATTTATGCAAGGTTACTTATTCATATAATAAAAGAAAATGATCTTCAAATAATTGATAATAAAGCAGAAATAGGGTATTACTAA